TACTGTATTGTCACCTGTATGCTGTGATACTTCAACAACGATCTCGTTATCACCAAATGGTATTTTTATTGCATTATTAACCGGTGGAAGGTCTTCATCAAACCTTATATCAACTACCGGTCCTATTACCTGTGTTATATAACCCTTATTCAATATAACAACCCCTTTAAACTACGATTTGTATATCTAAAAATCATTAAACAGAAGAACCTCCAATTATCTCTGAAAGTTCCTGTGTTATTGATGCTTGCCTTAGCCTATTGTATTCTAACGTGAATTTTGATATCATCTTATCTGCATTTGATGTTGCACCTTCCATTGCAACCATCCTCGAAAAATGTTCTGCTGCATATGCTTGTATTAAAAAGCTATATACTATTCCCTTTATATATTCAGGAACAAGTAGATTAAATACCTTTGTGGGCGATGGGTCATATATCATATCACTTAATATTTTAACATCTTTATCACTGTTGAAATTCTTTATATCGAGGGGTAATATTTTAATTGTCCTTACTATCTGTTTTAAGCCAGACATTTCGGTATATATTGCATAAATATCATCAATTATTCCTCTATCATATATACTTACTAAAACATCTGATATTTCACCTGCAGCAGATGTTGTAGGATTTTGTGCAGTATAAAGGAATTCTACATCGACATTGTAACCTTTATTTATAAAGTAACTGCGTCCAACCTCGCCAATAACCATAAGGTTTTGTGTATCACCGTCAATAACTTCTTCTGCTTTTTTTATAACATTATGGTTATAACCACCGCAAAGGCCCTTATCGCCTGTTACTACAATTACTGCTTTTTTTCTACCACCCTTTGCTTCATGCTGCCTTTCGAAATAATGTGATGTTGCTTCACCGCTATGAATCAATATATCTTCCATTGTTGACTGTATTTTTTCGTAATATGGTCTAACATTATCAAGCATTATTTTTGCTTTTCTAAATTTGGCCGCGGATATTAGATTCATTGCCTTCGTTATTTTCCTCGTCTCTTTTATACTTTTTATTCTTAATTGAATGTCCCTTTTACCCATTATGCATCACCTTTCGATGCGTATTTCCTTTTGTATTCCTCTATTGCTGATTTTAATTTCTCAATAGTATCATCTTCAAGCTTACCCGTTTCTCTTACGGCCTTTTTTATATCAGAATAGTTTATATCGATAAACTCTAACAAATCTTTTATATATTTTTTTACATTCTGGAGCGGTACATCAACTAGGTATTTATTCATAACAGTGTATATAAT
This portion of the Thermoanaerobacterium sp. RBIITD genome encodes:
- the atpG gene encoding ATP synthase F1 subunit gamma, coding for MGKRDIQLRIKSIKETRKITKAMNLISAAKFRKAKIMLDNVRPYYEKIQSTMEDILIHSGEATSHYFERQHEAKGGRKKAVIVVTGDKGLCGGYNHNVIKKAEEVIDGDTQNLMVIGEVGRSYFINKGYNVDVEFLYTAQNPTTSAAGEISDVLVSIYDRGIIDDIYAIYTEMSGLKQIVRTIKILPLDIKNFNSDKDVKILSDMIYDPSPTKVFNLLVPEYIKGIVYSFLIQAYAAEHFSRMVAMEGATSNADKMISKFTLEYNRLRQASITQELSEIIGGSSV